A genomic window from Fusarium verticillioides 7600 chromosome 5, whole genome shotgun sequence includes:
- a CDS encoding thiamine biosynthetic enzyme produces the protein MEGDIAHVMMCNPGSHLQLTRDPPHTHLSKHASTVGNTRHCILLVQHRPLCSVMISTGYFYPSPAGIKRSRPFVPFPTLLLSLFINSSTRPKTLEEYPRYHNLPKIEMAPPAAVSPPSRSAELATSTKLPVMSKNINTKTVEEMLGQWDDFKFAPIRESQVSRAMTRRYFQDLDNYAESDIVIIGAGSCGLSAAYILGKKRPDLKIAIIEASVSPGGGAWLGGQLFSAMIMRKPADAFLREVGVPYEDEGNYVVVKHAALFTSTIMSKVLQMPNIKLFNATCVEDLITRPSEEGIRIAGVVTNWTLVSMHHDDQSCMDPNTINAPLIISTTGHDGPMGAFCVKRLVSMQRIEKLGGMRGLDMNLAEDAIVKGTREIVPGLIVGGMELSEVDGANRMGPTFGAMALSGLKAAEEALKIFDTRKKQNDL, from the exons ATGGAGGGGGATATTGCTCATGTCATGATGTGCAACCCCGGCAGTCATCTTCAACTAACAAGAGACCCCCCACACACTCACCTATCAAAACACGCGTCTACAGTAGGTAATACTCGGCATTGCATTCTGTTGGTCCAGCATCGGCCGCTTTGCTCCGTCATGATATCAACGGGTTACTTTTACCCCTCACCTGCGGGCATAAAAAGGTCAAGGCCGTTCGTTCCATTCCcaactcttcttctttccctcttcatcaattcATCGACTCGACCCAAGACACTCGAAGAATATCCAAG ATATCATAACCT GCCCAAGATAGAAATGGCCCCTCCCGCTGCTGTCTCCCCTCCCTCTCGTTCTGCAGAGCTTGCTACATCTACCAAGCTCCCAGTCATGagcaagaacatcaacaccaagactgttgaggagatgCTCGGTCAGTGGGATGACTTCAAGTTTGCTCCCATCCGTGAGAGCCAGGTCTCCCGCGCCATGACCCGTCGCTACTTCCAGGACCTTGATAACTATGCCGAGTCTGACATTGTTATCATCGGTGCTGGTTCGTGCGGTCTGAGCGCTGCGTACATCCTTGGCAAGAAGCGTCCCGATctcaagatcgccatcatcgaggcttctgtttctcctggtggtggtgcttggcttggtggaCAGCTCTTCTCCGCCATGATCATGCGCAAGCCTGCTGATGCTTTCCTCCGCGAGGTCGGTGTTCCTTATGAAGATGAGGGTAACTACGTTGTTGTCAAGCACGCTGCCCTCTTCACCTCTACCATCATGTCCAAGGTTCTTCAGATGcccaacatcaagctcttcaatgCCACTTgtgttgaggatctcatcacCCGACCTTCCGAGGAAGGCATCCGcattgctggtgttgtcacCAACTGGACTCTTGTTTCCATGCATCACGATGACCAGTCTTGCATGGACCCCAACACTATCAACGCTCCTTTGATTATCTCCACCACCGGCCACGACGGCCCCATGGGAGCTTTCTGTGTCAAGCGCCTTGTCAGCATGCAGCgcattgagaagcttggtggtATGCGTGGTCTTGACATGAACCTCGCTGAggatgccattgtcaagggAACCCGCGAGATTGTTCCTGGTCTTATTGTTGGTGGAATGGAGCTTTCTGAGGTTGACGGTGCCAACCGCATGG GCCCTACCTTCGGTGCCATGGCTCTCAGTGGTctgaaggctgccgaggaagctctcaagatcttcgacaCTCGCAAGAAGCAGAACGATCTGTAA
- a CDS encoding thiamine biosynthetic enzyme has translation MAPPAAVSPPSRSAELATSTKLPVMSKNINTKTVEEMLGQWDDFKFAPIRESQVSRAMTRRYFQDLDNYAESDIVIIGAGSCGLSAAYILGKKRPDLKIAIIEASVSPGGGAWLGGQLFSAMIMRKPADAFLREVGVPYEDEGNYVVVKHAALFTSTIMSKVLQMPNIKLFNATCVEDLITRPSEEGIRIAGVVTNWTLVSMHHDDQSCMDPNTINAPLIISTTGHDGPMGAFCVKRLVSMQRIEKLGGMRGLDMNLAEDAIVKGTREIVPGLIVGGMELSEVDGANRMGPTFGAMALSGLKAAEEALKIFDTRKKQNDL, from the exons ATGGCCCCTCCCGCTGCTGTCTCCCCTCCCTCTCGTTCTGCAGAGCTTGCTACATCTACCAAGCTCCCAGTCATGagcaagaacatcaacaccaagactgttgaggagatgCTCGGTCAGTGGGATGACTTCAAGTTTGCTCCCATCCGTGAGAGCCAGGTCTCCCGCGCCATGACCCGTCGCTACTTCCAGGACCTTGATAACTATGCCGAGTCTGACATTGTTATCATCGGTGCTGGTTCGTGCGGTCTGAGCGCTGCGTACATCCTTGGCAAGAAGCGTCCCGATctcaagatcgccatcatcgaggcttctgtttctcctggtggtggtgcttggcttggtggaCAGCTCTTCTCCGCCATGATCATGCGCAAGCCTGCTGATGCTTTCCTCCGCGAGGTCGGTGTTCCTTATGAAGATGAGGGTAACTACGTTGTTGTCAAGCACGCTGCCCTCTTCACCTCTACCATCATGTCCAAGGTTCTTCAGATGcccaacatcaagctcttcaatgCCACTTgtgttgaggatctcatcacCCGACCTTCCGAGGAAGGCATCCGcattgctggtgttgtcacCAACTGGACTCTTGTTTCCATGCATCACGATGACCAGTCTTGCATGGACCCCAACACTATCAACGCTCCTTTGATTATCTCCACCACCGGCCACGACGGCCCCATGGGAGCTTTCTGTGTCAAGCGCCTTGTCAGCATGCAGCgcattgagaagcttggtggtATGCGTGGTCTTGACATGAACCTCGCTGAggatgccattgtcaagggAACCCGCGAGATTGTTCCTGGTCTTATTGTTGGTGGAATGGAGCTTTCTGAGGTTGACGGTGCCAACCGCATGG GCCCTACCTTCGGTGCCATGGCTCTCAGTGGTctgaaggctgccgaggaagctctcaagatcttcgacaCTCGCAAGAAGCAGAACGATCTGTAA